A single Chryseobacterium sp. DNA region contains:
- a CDS encoding RHS repeat-associated core domain-containing protein: MKRIVLTGFVLLTGITQAQVKKTQAKPKAEKPWVNPVKLTKEERNRPYMDEVLKTRDTITPEEAERRRKNIAIGNPFKDRGYYPKIATLSKGKYLEFHDMDAVVNIGSVKYNRKTKEITEFREIDLSDPDAQPYLDTAGRWFSPDPLSEEFRRWSPYNYAMNNPLRFIDPDGRQATDIYKLDNSGNLTWMAESKTDVIYAEKNFDKNGNLKANNDGGVEVGEKGYIAKNSVSEQVTAEIFGSLKTVTYDYIKFGGNTEKAQNVFDYLSSNLNVEFNRNLFTNSKNDNFSFVGTAHLEDMVPLVKLGANLVESEHSHPDPFTFWPSGFNVNYFNDTGNFNYSKGLPTGDIKAAGNNPATKFILYSPYYKDGALRIRFDSEKIISITNEGKLNR, from the coding sequence ATGAAAAGAATTGTACTGACTGGTTTTGTTCTTCTCACTGGAATTACACAGGCTCAGGTCAAGAAAACCCAAGCTAAGCCAAAAGCTGAAAAACCTTGGGTAAATCCTGTAAAACTGACTAAAGAAGAAAGAAACAGACCTTATATGGATGAGGTTTTGAAAACCAGAGATACCATTACTCCTGAAGAAGCAGAAAGAAGAAGAAAAAATATTGCTATTGGAAATCCTTTTAAAGACCGTGGCTATTATCCTAAAATTGCTACACTCAGCAAAGGAAAATACTTAGAATTCCACGATATGGATGCTGTAGTTAATATTGGTTCTGTAAAGTACAATAGAAAAACCAAGGAGATAACAGAGTTCAGAGAAATAGATTTGAGTGACCCAGATGCACAACCTTACTTAGATACAGCAGGGAGGTGGTTTTCACCAGACCCTTTAAGTGAGGAGTTTAGAAGGTGGTCTCCTTATAATTATGCTATGAATAATCCTTTAAGGTTTATTGACCCTGATGGGAGACAGGCAACAGATATTTATAAATTAGATAACTCTGGTAATCTCACTTGGATGGCAGAATCCAAAACTGACGTTATTTATGCTGAGAAAAATTTTGATAAGAATGGAAATCTTAAAGCTAATAACGATGGAGGTGTTGAAGTTGGTGAGAAGGGCTACATAGCTAAAAATTCTGTTTCAGAGCAAGTAACAGCAGAAATCTTTGGAAGCCTTAAAACTGTTACTTATGATTACATTAAATTTGGTGGTAATACTGAAAAGGCTCAAAATGTTTTTGATTATTTATCTTCTAATTTAAATGTTGAATTTAATAGAAATTTATTTACAAATTCTAAAAATGATAATTTTAGTTTTGTAGGAACAGCACATCTTGAAGACATGGTACCTCTTGTAAAATTAGGAGCTAACTTAGTTGAAAGTGAGCACAGCCATCCTGATCCTTTTACCTTTTGGCCAAGTGGTTTTAATGTTAATTATTTTAATGATACAGGAAATTTCAATTACAGTAAAGGACTACCTACAGGTGATATTAAAGCTGCTGGTAACAATCCTGCTACCAAATTTATTCTGTACTCACCATATTATAAAGATGGGGCACTTAGAATACGTTTTGACAGTGAAAAAATTATTTCAATAACTAATGAAGGAAAATTAAATAGATGA
- a CDS encoding alpha/beta hydrolase-fold protein: MNKKILFLRCLFLVVYFVQTQFLLAQEPLPSRIQLSRTFHSKILDEDRTLWINVPKGYYESNRSYPVIYLLDPDLNFAYVSELEKFLSDRYRIPQAIVVGIVNTDRVRDFTPIHSLTFHGKVDSTLSTTGGAQKFLTFLKQEVIPYIENNFRAAPYRILEGHSLGGLLALYCKESEPDLFQSFIIISPAIYDGNLEVLRKFPTALSKKPKNVSYLHLSIGNEPDGKGPVDILHQQLKIHSPQLLKWDFKTYMQEDHFSVGYMSMYDGIRFIYSKWFIDPRDPSLIRSYNNIKKHYDFLSEEYGYKIIPDEDFVNDCGYQRLNNGYIKEAVEIFTENVRNNPHSANTYDSLAEAYMKIGNKDLAIENYNKSLQLNPQNQNAVKMLQLLKKN, encoded by the coding sequence ATGAATAAAAAAATACTCTTTTTACGCTGCCTTTTCCTCGTCGTTTATTTTGTACAGACTCAATTTTTATTGGCACAAGAGCCTCTTCCCAGCAGAATACAATTGAGCAGGACTTTTCATTCTAAAATATTGGACGAGGATCGCACTCTTTGGATTAATGTTCCGAAAGGTTATTATGAGAGCAATCGGTCATATCCGGTTATCTACTTACTGGATCCAGATCTAAATTTTGCCTACGTCAGTGAGCTGGAAAAATTTCTTTCTGACCGATATCGTATTCCACAAGCTATAGTGGTTGGTATTGTAAATACAGATCGGGTTCGTGATTTTACTCCAATACATTCATTGACATTTCATGGCAAAGTAGATAGTACTCTGAGTACAACAGGTGGTGCACAAAAATTTTTAACCTTTTTAAAACAAGAAGTGATTCCTTATATTGAAAATAATTTCCGTGCCGCACCCTACCGGATTTTAGAAGGGCATTCTCTTGGAGGATTACTGGCACTGTACTGCAAAGAAAGTGAGCCTGATCTTTTTCAATCTTTTATTATCATCAGCCCAGCAATCTATGACGGCAATTTGGAGGTGCTCAGAAAATTTCCTACTGCTCTCTCGAAAAAGCCTAAGAATGTCAGCTATCTGCACCTTTCCATTGGAAATGAACCAGATGGTAAAGGGCCTGTGGATATTCTACATCAGCAGCTCAAAATACATTCACCGCAATTATTGAAATGGGACTTTAAAACATATATGCAAGAAGATCATTTTTCTGTAGGCTATATGAGTATGTATGATGGCATTAGATTTATCTATTCGAAGTGGTTTATAGATCCAAGAGATCCATCTTTAATCAGATCGTATAACAATATAAAAAAGCATTATGATTTTCTATCTGAAGAATATGGATATAAAATCATACCTGATGAAGACTTTGTTAATGATTGTGGTTATCAGCGATTGAATAACGGCTATATTAAGGAGGCGGTAGAGATTTTCACAGAAAATGTAAGGAACAATCCTCATTCAGCAAATACTTATGATAGTTTGGCAGAAGCCTATATGAAAATCGGGAATAAGGACTTAGCGATTGAAAATTATAATAAGTCACTGCAACTGAATCCTCAAAATCAAAATGCAGTGAAGATGTTACAACTTTTAAAAAAGAATTGA
- a CDS encoding C40 family peptidase: protein MVPGLFEKKLSIKQLSLLLIASAFVVSCGSSKNVSAGKKSGSKTVAKSENLRKLDSKFDGKIPRSINDILKDAEKYIGTPYKFGGNSSSGFDCSGFTVKVFEENSFSLPRRSSDQAEAGKNIDINDVKPGDLLFFATAGGSRVSHVGIVHDIGPDGEVKFIHASTSKGVIISSLNEKYWNKAYLHAQRVL from the coding sequence ATGGTACCGGGATTATTTGAAAAAAAATTGAGCATAAAGCAGCTGTCTCTTTTACTGATTGCTTCTGCTTTTGTAGTCTCCTGCGGGTCATCGAAAAACGTTTCTGCCGGTAAAAAATCGGGTTCCAAAACGGTAGCGAAGTCTGAAAATCTTAGAAAACTTGATTCTAAATTTGACGGAAAGATTCCAAGGTCCATCAATGATATTTTGAAAGATGCCGAAAAATATATTGGTACGCCCTATAAATTCGGTGGAAATTCATCCTCAGGATTTGACTGCTCCGGATTTACGGTGAAAGTGTTTGAAGAAAATTCATTCAGCCTTCCCAGAAGGTCTTCCGACCAGGCAGAAGCCGGGAAAAATATTGATATCAACGATGTTAAACCTGGTGATTTACTGTTCTTTGCGACAGCCGGCGGCAGCAGAGTCTCCCATGTAGGAATCGTTCACGATATCGGGCCTGACGGTGAGGTTAAATTCATCCATGCTTCCACCTCTAAAGGAGTGATCATTTCTTCTCTGAACGAAAAATACTGGAATAAGGCCTATCTCCATGCTCAACGGGTATTATAG
- a CDS encoding methyltransferase, protein MTDFIRFFIPLYFILFFTVSFLGISLKVAGRIGKNPNVLPKDDSAYGLISFYFKMTLWAIFIYTILLSVFPGTIASAFSIHFLDTDFSRCVGVFFMSMAFVWVTVAQVQMRNSWRIGIDRSMKTALVTHGLFQFSRNPVFLGMTVSLLGFFLAFPTVIAFTFLLIGSILMQIQIRLEEEHLLEEHGPAYLAYQKTVGRMLSLY, encoded by the coding sequence ATGACAGATTTTATCAGATTTTTTATTCCTTTATACTTCATTTTATTCTTTACCGTTTCTTTTTTAGGAATCAGCCTTAAAGTAGCCGGAAGGATAGGCAAAAATCCAAATGTCCTTCCAAAGGATGATTCGGCCTATGGACTTATCAGTTTCTATTTTAAAATGACCTTATGGGCTATTTTCATTTATACCATATTACTATCCGTCTTTCCCGGGACTATTGCTTCAGCTTTTAGTATCCATTTTCTGGACACTGATTTTTCAAGGTGTGTAGGAGTCTTTTTTATGAGTATGGCCTTTGTCTGGGTCACTGTGGCACAGGTCCAGATGAGAAATTCATGGCGCATCGGTATTGACCGCAGCATGAAAACAGCGCTGGTGACCCATGGTTTATTTCAATTTTCAAGAAATCCTGTATTTTTAGGAATGACGGTAAGCCTCTTAGGTTTTTTTCTTGCTTTTCCCACGGTGATTGCCTTCACTTTTTTATTGATCGGAAGTATTTTGATGCAGATCCAGATCAGGCTTGAAGAAGAACATCTGCTGGAAGAGCACGGTCCAGCTTATCTGGCTTACCAAAAGACTGTTGGACGCATGCTGAGCCTTTATTAA
- a CDS encoding 2,3,4,5-tetrahydropyridine-2,6-dicarboxylate N-succinyltransferase, with amino-acid sequence MSLQQTIENIWDNRDLLQNEDSKKAIREVISLLDSGELRVAEPTENGWQVNEWVKKAVVMYFPIQKMETIEVGPFEFHDKIPLKKNYAEKGVRVVPHAIAREGSFVASGVIMMPSYVNIGAYVDSGTMVDTWATVGSCAQIGKNVHLSGGVGIGGVLEPLQAAPVIIEDDCFIGSRCIVVEGVHVEKEAVLGANVVLTASTKIIDVTGSEPVEIKGRVPARSVVIPGSYTKQYPAGEYQVPCALIIGQRKESTDKKTSLNDALRENNVAV; translated from the coding sequence ATGTCGTTACAACAAACAATTGAAAACATTTGGGATAATAGAGATTTATTACAGAATGAAGACAGCAAGAAAGCGATAAGAGAAGTGATTTCTTTACTGGATTCCGGAGAACTTCGTGTCGCTGAGCCTACAGAAAACGGATGGCAGGTAAACGAATGGGTGAAGAAAGCAGTAGTAATGTATTTCCCAATCCAGAAGATGGAAACTATTGAAGTAGGACCATTTGAATTTCATGACAAAATTCCTTTAAAGAAAAATTATGCAGAAAAAGGAGTAAGAGTTGTACCTCATGCGATCGCAAGAGAAGGATCTTTTGTAGCTTCAGGGGTTATCATGATGCCTTCTTATGTAAATATCGGTGCCTATGTAGACTCAGGAACGATGGTAGATACCTGGGCAACAGTAGGAAGCTGCGCTCAGATCGGTAAAAACGTACACTTAAGCGGTGGTGTTGGGATCGGTGGAGTATTGGAGCCGTTACAGGCTGCTCCGGTAATCATTGAAGATGACTGCTTCATCGGTTCAAGATGTATCGTGGTAGAAGGTGTTCACGTAGAAAAAGAAGCCGTATTGGGAGCGAATGTTGTACTGACAGCTTCTACAAAAATTATTGATGTGACAGGAAGTGAGCCTGTTGAAATCAAAGGAAGAGTTCCTGCACGCTCTGTCGTGATTCCGGGAAGTTATACCAAACAATATCCTGCCGGAGAATATCAGGTTCCATGTGCTCTTATTATCGGGCAGAGAAAAGAATCTACGGATAAGAAAACCTCTCTTAACGATGCTTTAAGGGAAAATAATGTAGCTGTATAG
- a CDS encoding glycosyltransferase family 87 protein encodes MKKKISSFIVNPKYIFGVYIITAIATALSKYSRGERAYNNYLIFKNVFFNTLKERNLYLSYPEYLDVNHYGIFFSLIIAPFAVLPDWAGLVLWNVANVLVFLLAVKKLPFSEWNKSFFLWLCLQEFITSSLHQQFNVALAGLIILSGAHIYRKEEVQSALSICIGFFVKIYGIVGLSSFFFIQDKKKFILSFILISLAFLAIPMLYSSAHFGLQSYVDWFVELKHKNMENQQLGNFQDISLMGFVRRVLDDSTIPNTLFLAIGVPLFFLPYLRISQYKYLGFKLSILASSLLFVVLFSSSSEPPTYIIAVAGAVIWFLIQEKKSPVVIAMLVFLILFTCFSTSDLFPKTVKEHFILKYAIKALPCIVIWLRLTWELLTRKYTDKLLY; translated from the coding sequence TTGAAGAAAAAAATTTCATCATTTATAGTAAACCCTAAATATATATTTGGGGTTTATATTATTACAGCCATTGCTACGGCCCTGTCAAAATATTCCAGGGGGGAACGTGCCTATAATAATTATCTGATTTTTAAGAATGTATTTTTTAATACCCTTAAAGAAAGAAACCTTTATCTTTCGTATCCTGAATATCTTGATGTGAACCATTATGGTATCTTTTTCAGCCTGATTATTGCTCCTTTTGCCGTATTGCCAGACTGGGCAGGTTTGGTCCTGTGGAACGTAGCAAACGTATTGGTTTTTCTTCTGGCAGTTAAAAAATTACCGTTCTCAGAATGGAATAAATCTTTTTTCTTATGGCTTTGTTTACAGGAGTTTATCACTTCCAGCCTTCACCAGCAGTTTAATGTGGCACTGGCAGGACTGATCATTCTTTCCGGAGCTCATATTTACAGAAAAGAAGAGGTGCAGTCCGCTTTATCCATCTGTATCGGTTTTTTTGTGAAGATCTACGGAATTGTAGGACTTTCATCTTTCTTCTTTATACAAGATAAAAAGAAATTTATATTGTCTTTTATCCTTATTTCTTTAGCATTTCTGGCTATTCCCATGTTGTATTCATCCGCACATTTCGGACTGCAGTCGTATGTGGACTGGTTTGTAGAGCTGAAACATAAAAACATGGAAAATCAGCAGCTCGGAAATTTTCAGGATATTTCCCTGATGGGATTTGTAAGAAGGGTATTGGATGATTCTACCATTCCCAACACTTTGTTTTTAGCAATCGGAGTTCCGCTTTTCTTTTTGCCTTATCTGAGAATCAGTCAGTATAAATATCTGGGGTTTAAACTTTCCATTCTAGCATCTTCATTATTGTTTGTGGTCTTGTTCAGTTCAAGTTCTGAACCGCCAACCTACATTATTGCGGTGGCAGGTGCTGTGATTTGGTTTCTTATCCAGGAGAAGAAGAGCCCGGTGGTGATTGCCATGCTGGTTTTCCTTATCCTGTTTACCTGTTTTTCAACTTCAGACCTGTTTCCAAAGACTGTTAAAGAGCATTTTATCCTTAAGTACGCCATCAAGGCTTTGCCATGTATCGTGATCTGGCTCAGACTGACCTGGGAACTGTTGACAAGAAAATATACCGATAAATTATTATATTAA
- a CDS encoding glycosyltransferase family 2 protein: MKKISIVIPAHNEDGNVALVHERIRDVFSGLENYHYEVIFVNDGSRDNTQQRLEELSQQFEEVKYIEFSRNFGHQPAVKAGMDNANGNAVISMDGDLQHPPELIPEMIRKWEEGYDIVFTIRTYPKEISFFKRKTSDFFYKILSGLSDVNLTKGGGSDFRLMDANAVEVMRTFNEDDLFLRGLTSWMGFRQVGIDFKADARLSGKSSYNFKKMLTFAFTGITAFSVKPLYLAAYLGFLFSAISIVGYGAYVIHSFIAKTEISGWASLIMTIVFFGGLQLIIMGIMGIYLGKIFKQVKDRPNYIIKNKNF; this comes from the coding sequence ATGAAGAAAATCTCAATTGTAATTCCTGCCCATAATGAAGACGGCAATGTGGCATTGGTCCATGAAAGAATCAGGGATGTTTTTTCCGGGTTGGAAAACTATCATTATGAAGTTATTTTTGTCAATGACGGAAGCAGAGATAATACCCAGCAAAGACTGGAAGAACTTTCTCAGCAGTTTGAAGAGGTAAAATATATTGAATTTTCAAGAAATTTTGGTCATCAGCCTGCCGTAAAAGCCGGAATGGACAATGCCAATGGAAATGCTGTGATCTCTATGGATGGCGATCTCCAGCACCCGCCGGAGCTTATTCCTGAAATGATCAGAAAATGGGAAGAAGGCTATGATATTGTCTTTACGATCAGGACATATCCCAAAGAAATTTCCTTTTTTAAACGGAAAACGTCAGACTTTTTCTATAAAATCCTGTCAGGTTTATCCGATGTTAATTTAACAAAAGGAGGCGGCTCGGATTTCAGGTTAATGGATGCCAATGCCGTTGAAGTGATGCGTACTTTCAATGAAGACGATCTGTTTCTTAGAGGCCTGACAAGCTGGATGGGATTCAGACAGGTCGGAATTGATTTTAAGGCAGATGCAAGATTATCCGGTAAAAGCAGCTATAATTTTAAAAAAATGCTCACTTTTGCTTTTACAGGGATTACCGCTTTTAGCGTAAAGCCCCTGTATCTGGCAGCTTATTTGGGCTTTTTATTTTCGGCGATTTCCATTGTAGGATACGGAGCTTATGTGATTCATTCATTTATCGCAAAAACTGAAATCTCTGGTTGGGCATCATTGATTATGACCATTGTATTCTTTGGAGGGCTTCAGCTGATTATCATGGGAATCATGGGGATTTATTTAGGTAAAATATTTAAACAGGTGAAAGACAGACCTAACTACATCATTAAAAACAAAAATTTTTAA
- a CDS encoding polysaccharide deacetylase family protein, whose protein sequence is MVLLSFDIEEFDMPLEYKGEIPFENQISISQTGLERILDILKKHQAKATFFSTVVFAENSKHLIERLLEEGHELASHTWFHSEFEEKHLKESRDRLQELFSTEVTGLRMPRMMPVNENAVEKAGYSYNSSINPTFLPGRYNHLKVSRTYFKEGNVTQIPASVSPNFRIPLFWLSFHNFPLSLYKKLAFDTLKKDHYLNIYFHPWEFAEIKDEAFKLPGFTVKNSGKDMVERFDSFVGWLKEKGYTFGTFQEFQKQIQR, encoded by the coding sequence ATGGTATTATTGAGTTTTGATATCGAAGAATTTGATATGCCATTGGAATATAAGGGTGAAATTCCCTTTGAAAATCAAATTTCAATTTCGCAGACAGGACTGGAAAGGATCTTGGATATCCTTAAAAAGCATCAGGCTAAAGCTACTTTCTTCTCAACAGTAGTTTTCGCTGAGAACAGTAAACATCTTATTGAAAGGCTACTAGAAGAAGGGCATGAGCTGGCTTCCCACACTTGGTTCCATTCTGAGTTTGAAGAAAAACACCTGAAAGAATCCAGAGATAGACTGCAGGAATTATTCTCTACCGAAGTAACAGGTCTGAGAATGCCGAGAATGATGCCCGTGAATGAAAATGCGGTTGAAAAGGCCGGATATTCTTATAATTCATCCATCAATCCCACTTTCTTACCGGGAAGATATAACCATTTAAAAGTATCAAGGACGTACTTCAAAGAAGGAAATGTAACCCAAATTCCGGCTTCCGTATCTCCTAATTTCAGAATTCCTTTATTCTGGCTGAGCTTTCATAATTTTCCTTTGTCACTTTATAAAAAACTGGCTTTCGATACCTTGAAAAAAGATCATTATCTGAACATCTATTTCCATCCGTGGGAATTTGCGGAGATCAAAGATGAAGCCTTTAAGCTGCCCGGATTTACAGTGAAAAACTCAGGGAAAGACATGGTGGAAAGATTTGATTCATTTGTTGGCTGGCTTAAAGAAAAAGGTTATACCTTTGGTACATTCCAGGAATTTCAAAAACAGATACAACGATGA
- a CDS encoding glycosyltransferase family 1 protein, with the protein MKIAFDAKRFFHNTSGLGNYSRDLVRILSRYEPDNEYLLLNKNKSERGKDILNHSNVHFVETSKGSLSRQLKMGKDAQKQGADIFHGLSGELPLKWDKTPIKKVVTIHDLIFMRYPQYYSFFDRKIHLWKFKKAAETADKIIAISAQTKRDIIRYLHVPETKIEVIYQGCHQAFKEQQSPEFMKAVTEKYQLPERFILNVGTIEDRKNLLNIVKAINGTGIPLVVVGRKTKYYQKIVRFLKKNTMEKQVLFLEGVSMDELAAIYKLADIFVYPSFFEGFGIPVIEALFSKTVTVTSNTSCLPEAGGEDSVYVDPENDLDLRAKIKFLWENEAERKRRADRGFEFVQKFNDEPIAGQLMNFYQKII; encoded by the coding sequence ATGAAAATTGCCTTTGATGCAAAACGTTTTTTCCATAATACGTCCGGCCTGGGCAATTATTCAAGGGATCTTGTAAGGATACTTTCCCGGTATGAGCCGGATAATGAGTATCTGCTGCTCAATAAAAACAAATCCGAGCGGGGAAAAGATATTCTGAACCATTCCAATGTTCATTTTGTCGAAACCTCAAAAGGAAGCCTTTCACGACAACTGAAAATGGGGAAAGATGCTCAGAAACAAGGCGCAGATATTTTCCATGGATTATCCGGTGAACTGCCTTTGAAATGGGATAAGACACCCATTAAAAAAGTGGTGACCATTCATGACCTGATTTTCATGAGATATCCTCAGTATTATTCTTTTTTTGACAGGAAAATCCATCTTTGGAAGTTTAAAAAAGCTGCGGAAACGGCAGATAAAATTATCGCGATTTCAGCGCAGACCAAAAGAGATATTATCCGGTACCTGCATGTTCCGGAAACCAAAATTGAAGTTATTTATCAGGGCTGCCACCAAGCTTTTAAAGAACAGCAGTCTCCGGAGTTTATGAAGGCTGTAACAGAGAAATACCAACTTCCTGAACGATTTATTCTGAATGTTGGAACGATTGAAGACCGTAAGAATCTTCTGAATATCGTAAAAGCAATTAATGGAACCGGGATTCCTCTGGTTGTGGTAGGCAGAAAGACAAAATACTATCAGAAAATAGTACGCTTTCTGAAAAAGAACACCATGGAGAAACAGGTTTTGTTTTTGGAGGGTGTTTCTATGGATGAATTGGCTGCCATCTATAAACTGGCTGATATTTTTGTGTATCCAAGTTTTTTTGAAGGCTTCGGAATTCCCGTGATAGAAGCTCTTTTTTCAAAGACGGTAACAGTGACGAGCAATACAAGCTGCCTTCCGGAAGCGGGAGGAGAAGACTCGGTATATGTGGATCCTGAAAATGATCTCGACCTCAGAGCCAAAATAAAATTTTTATGGGAAAATGAAGCCGAAAGAAAACGCCGTGCTGACAGGGGTTTCGAGTTTGTTCAGAAGTTTAATGACGAACCCATTGCAGGGCAGCTGATGAATTTTTATCAAAAAATTATCTGA
- the hisG gene encoding ATP phosphoribosyltransferase, protein MSKIKIAIQKSGRLYEESLQLLKDCGIFVNNGKDQLKVSVDNFPMEIMYLRNSDIPQYLEDGVVDIAIVGENLLIEKGKNIQIIQKLGFSKCRVSLAVPKEVETDDLSYFEGKKIATSYPNTLKSFLANGGITSDIHIISGSVEIAPNIGLADGICDIVSSGSTLFKNGLRETVTLLKSEAVLAQTPKLSEEKEAVLEKFLFRIKAVLKAKNSKYILMNVPNEKIQKVAGVLPVLKSPTVIPLAEEGWSSIHSVIDEERFWDVIDELKDNGAQDILIIPIDKMVI, encoded by the coding sequence ATGAGTAAAATAAAAATTGCAATCCAAAAAAGCGGACGTCTATACGAAGAGTCTTTACAGCTTCTTAAAGACTGTGGCATATTTGTCAATAATGGTAAAGACCAGCTCAAAGTTTCCGTAGATAATTTTCCGATGGAGATTATGTATCTTCGGAATTCGGATATTCCTCAGTATCTTGAAGATGGGGTAGTAGATATTGCCATTGTAGGGGAAAACCTTCTCATTGAAAAAGGGAAAAATATCCAGATTATCCAGAAACTTGGTTTCTCAAAATGCCGTGTTTCGCTTGCGGTTCCCAAGGAAGTGGAAACTGATGACCTTTCTTATTTTGAAGGTAAAAAAATCGCTACTTCCTATCCTAATACTTTAAAATCCTTTTTAGCAAACGGGGGAATTACCTCTGATATCCACATCATTTCAGGCTCTGTAGAAATAGCGCCTAATATTGGCCTTGCAGATGGAATCTGTGATATTGTAAGCTCGGGAAGCACTTTATTTAAAAACGGATTAAGAGAGACTGTCACCCTTTTGAAATCGGAAGCCGTATTAGCCCAGACCCCAAAACTGTCAGAAGAAAAAGAGGCAGTCCTGGAAAAATTTTTATTCAGAATCAAAGCTGTTTTAAAAGCAAAAAACTCAAAATATATCCTGATGAATGTTCCCAATGAGAAAATCCAGAAAGTAGCCGGCGTTCTGCCGGTACTCAAAAGTCCTACGGTGATTCCTTTGGCAGAAGAAGGCTGGAGCAGTATTCATTCCGTTATTGATGAAGAAAGATTTTGGGACGTAATAGACGAACTGAAAGATAATGGCGCTCAGGATATATTAATCATTCCCATTGATAAAATGGTCATTTAA
- the hisD gene encoding histidinol dehydrogenase, which yields MKIYTYPNKNIWKDLVRRPVFEREEISGLIAGIFEEVEKNGDQALLAFNKKFDQAATERILVTETEIADAERMISTELKQAIQQAKENIFLFHESQRQEAEKTETTKGVVCWRENRAVEKVGIYIPGGTAPLFSTVLMLAVPANLAGCKEIVLCTPPDKNGKINPAILYTAKLCGITNVFKTGGAQAIAAMTLGTESVPKVYKIFGPGNQFVVAAKEYAQQYGVAIDMPAGPSEVLVIADEQAVPDFCAADLLSQAEHGSDSQVIFIATDLKVFNETIEAVDQQIRELPRNDMAAKSLENSCFILVKTLEEAVEFSNLYAPEHLILAVQDFEKYIPAVQNAGSVFLGNYSCESAGDYASGTNHTLPTNAYARNYSGVSLDSFVKKITFQHLSREGLQNLGKTIELMAEAEGLIAHKNAVSIRLKQ from the coding sequence ATGAAAATATATACTTATCCGAATAAAAACATATGGAAAGACCTGGTAAGACGTCCGGTTTTTGAAAGGGAAGAAATTTCCGGGCTTATTGCCGGAATATTTGAAGAAGTTGAAAAAAACGGTGACCAGGCGCTTCTTGCCTTCAATAAAAAATTTGATCAGGCAGCCACTGAACGTATTTTAGTGACGGAAACAGAAATTGCGGACGCAGAACGTATGATCAGCACAGAGCTAAAACAGGCCATTCAACAGGCAAAAGAAAATATTTTCCTGTTCCACGAATCACAAAGACAAGAGGCAGAAAAGACTGAGACCACAAAAGGGGTGGTTTGCTGGCGGGAAAACCGGGCTGTAGAAAAGGTGGGAATCTATATTCCGGGAGGGACAGCTCCCTTGTTTTCAACAGTTTTGATGCTTGCTGTACCCGCCAACCTGGCAGGGTGTAAGGAAATCGTACTTTGTACGCCGCCTGATAAAAACGGGAAGATCAATCCCGCAATTCTTTATACGGCAAAGCTGTGCGGAATTACCAACGTTTTCAAAACCGGAGGCGCCCAGGCCATTGCCGCAATGACCTTAGGAACTGAAAGTGTCCCCAAAGTGTATAAGATTTTCGGTCCCGGAAATCAGTTTGTCGTGGCAGCAAAAGAATATGCACAACAATATGGAGTAGCGATTGATATGCCTGCAGGACCTAGTGAGGTTCTTGTGATCGCAGATGAACAGGCTGTTCCTGATTTTTGTGCTGCCGATCTGCTTTCGCAGGCGGAACACGGAAGCGACAGCCAGGTGATCTTTATCGCTACAGATCTTAAGGTGTTCAATGAAACCATTGAGGCTGTCGATCAGCAGATCAGGGAATTACCCAGAAATGATATGGCAGCGAAGTCATTGGAAAACAGCTGTTTTATTTTGGTTAAGACCTTAGAGGAAGCCGTTGAGTTCAGCAATCTTTACGCTCCGGAACACTTGATTTTAGCAGTGCAGGATTTTGAAAAATACATTCCGGCGGTTCAAAATGCAGGCTCAGTTTTCTTAGGAAATTATTCTTGTGAAAGTGCCGGAGATTACGCCAGCGGAACCAACCACACCCTTCCGACGAATGCCTACGCAAGGAACTACAGCGGGGTTTCCCTGGACAGTTTTGTAAAGAAAATTACATTTCAGCATTTATCCAGAGAGGGTCTTCAGAATTTAGGAAAAACCATAGAACTCATGGCCGAGGCAGAAGGGCTGATTGCCCACAAAAACGCAGTATCCATAAGATTAAAGCAATAA